DNA from Choristoneura fumiferana chromosome 6, NRCan_CFum_1, whole genome shotgun sequence:
aagcctaactataacgactctttagacttattttttaacaatagtttggacataatttggcaatttaaaaagttactttaccgcacaagtgcggtaagtaaaatccatacaactttacggcacacttgtggatgcgtgcaggaatcactaattttctatggatatgttgacccacgtcaagaggcactttccgagcacgtgcattgtaaaataatttataacatagTACGGAAAAAGGAATATTAAAAGACATAAGAACTTGAAACAAAAGCGAATAGCCCGGTTTTTGATTCAACGATACGAGTAAATAAGACTTTTTAATTTGTACAAAGCCGCAGGTTTTTTTctacgttttacaatgcattaagcgaggaaaaaatcgtTTCATTTGACTAGGTATACTTATTTCATGCTACTTATTACTACAGTATCTTATTTTCAGTAGTACATTATCGACATGCACGCCAAACAaattcgttaacgtatacactttattaaaccaactttcataacaattgactcagaagattagaacagctacagctagctactaatgataggtaaaggagactttgttttagtatcgtgattttttatgattaattatttcccttgttgcttgacattttccacacttatattggctagtccttatctcctgcacgctcctataacgctaaatatcagtgcaacccgtgaataaatccgagTAATAGTTaactatcatcaagtatatttttatattatgtatctaatctaccttaacaaaaagttaccgtaaatctgagatttttaGCTTTGAACtgtaaataactcaaaattggttcactaattctaatagataaaagcaaataaataagaataagacgtaccggtagatgttataatatccatgtgtgtagaagtaattattctatcaatttacgatgtttattaacttaggtatgtatattatagttcacgtatttcagcattgagtttgtcactggcaatatgtgcttcgtggaggacgtaaggcggcgtaaagtcagatataaattcatcatttgaacttttcattttaatttacttatcaattatcaaaattaattcaccggactgaactcatgaacattactttggcggggtttcatgacaggcgcgaacgggtaaccatgattggttcgtgcgacgtcgtgcgcgcgcactggaagctcattggttaactttcgagtgcgcgcgcttgacgtcgcacggtccgaattggactcaagaatttatttcctttttttttcataactttagacggaattataATACGagtttacgtgaaaaaaaaatattaatgttctCTTTTCTGTCCGTTTAATCTGtatatcttatcagtaaatattcagttggttgcatcaaacgttttcttatttgttcaaagcctaactataacgactctttagacttatttttttaacaatagtttggacataatttggcaatttaaaaagttactttaccgcacaagtgcggtaagtaaatccatacaactttacagcacacttgtggatgcgtgcaggaatcactaattttctatggatatgttgacccacgtcaagaggcactttccgagcacgtgcattgtaaaccATATTATNNNNNNNNNNNNNNNNNNNNNNNNNNNNNNNNNNNNNNNNNNNNNNNNNNNNNNNNNNNNNNNNNNNNNNNNNNNNNNNNNNNNNNNNNNNNNNNNNNNNNNNNNNNNNNNNNNNNNNNNNNNNNNNNNNNNNNNNNNNNNNNNNNNNNNNNNNNNNNNNNNNNNNNNNNNNNNNNNNNNNNNNNNNNNNNNNNNNNNNNNNNNNNNNNNNNNNNNNNNNNNNNNNNNNNNNNNNNNNNNNNNNNNNNNNNNNNNNNNNNNNNNNNNNNNNNNNNNNNNNNNNNNNNNNNNNNNNNNNNNNNNNNNNNNNNNNNNNNNNNNNNNNNNNNNNNNNNNNNNNNNNNNNNNNNNNNNNNNNNNNNNNNNNNNNNNNNNNNNNNNNNNNNNNNNNNNNNNNNNNNNNNNNNNNNNNNNNNNNNNNNNNNNNNNNNNNNNNNNNNNNNNNNNNNNNNNNNNNNNNNNNNNNNNNNNNNNNNNNNNNNNNNNNNNNNNNNNNNNNNNNNNNNNNNNNNNNNNNNNNNNNNNNNNNNNNNNNNNNNNNNNNNNNNNNNNNNNNNNNNNNNNNNNNNNNNNNNNNNNNNNNNNNNNNNNNNNNNNNNNNNNNNNNNNNNNNNNNNNNNNNNNNNNNNNNNNNNNNNNNNNNNNNNNNNNNNNNNNNNNNNNNNNNNNNNNNNNNNNNNNNNNNNNNNNNNNNNNNNNNNNNNNNNNNNNNNNNNNNNNNNNNNNNNNNNNNNNNNNNNNNNNNNNNNNNNNNNNNNNNNNNNNNNNNNNNNNNNNNNNNNNNNNNNNNNNNNNNNNNNNNNNNNNNNNNNNNNNNNNNNNNNNNNNNNNNNNNNNNNNNNNNNNNNNNNNNNNNNNNNNNNNNNNNNNNNNNNNNNNNNNNNNNNNNNNNNNNNNNNNNNNNNNNNNNNNNNNNNNNNNNNNNNNNNNNNNNNNNNNNNNNNNNNNNNNNNNNNNNNNNNNNNNNNNNNNNNNNNNNNNNNNNNNNNNNNNNNNNNNNNNNNNNNNNNNNNNNNNNNNNNNNNNNNNNNNNNNNNNNNNNNNNNNNNNNNNNNNNNNNNNNNNNNNNNNNNNNNNNNNNNNNNNNNNNNNNNNNNNNNNNNNNNNNNNNNNNNNNNNNNNNNNNNNNNNNNNNNNNNNNNNNNNNNNNNNNNNNNNNNNNNNNNNNNNNNNNNNNNNNNNNNNNNNNNNNNNNNNNNNNNNNNNNNNNNNNNNNNNNNNNNNNNNNNNNNNNNNNNNNNNNNNNNNNNNNNNNNNNNNNNNNNNNNNNNNNNNNNNNNNNNNNNNNNNNNNNNNNNNNNNNNNNNNNNNNNNNNNNNNNNNNNNNNNNNNNNNNNNNNNNNNNNNNNNNNNNNNNNNNNNNNNNNNNNNNNNNNNNNNNNNNNNNNNNNNNNNNNNNNNNNNNNNNNNNNNNNNNNNNNNNNNNNNNNNNNNNNNNNNNNNNNNNNNNNNNNNNNNNNNNNNNNNNNNNNNNNNNNNNNNNNNNNNNNNNNNNNNNNNNNNNNNNNNNNNNNNNNNNNNNNNNNNNNNNNNNNNNNNNNNNNNNNNNNNNNNNNNNNNNNNNNNNNNNNNNNNNNNNNNNNNNNNNNNNNNNNNNNNNNNNNNNNNNNNNNNNNNNNNNNNNNNNNNNNNNNNNNNNNNNNNNNNNNNNNNNNNNNNNNNNNNNNNNNNNNNNNNNNNNNNNNNNNNNNNNNNNNNNNNNNNNNNNNNNNNNNNNNNNNNNNNNNNNNNNNNNNNNNNNNNNNNNNNNNNNNNNNNNNNNNNNNNNNNNNNNNNNNNNNNNNNNNNNNNNNNNNNNNNNNNNNNNNNNNNNNNNNNNNNNNNNNNNNNNNNNNNNNNNNNNNNNNNNNNNNNNNNNNNNNNNNNNNNNNNNNNNNNNNNNNNNNNNNNNNNNNNNNNNNNNNNNNNNNNNNNNNNNNNNNNNNNNNNNNNNNNNNNNNNNNNNNNNNNNNNNNNNNNNNNNNNNNNNNNNNNNNNNNNNNNNNNNNNNNNNNNNNNNNNNNNNNNNNNNNNNNNNNNNNNNNNNNNNNNNNNNNNNNNNNNNNNNNNNNNNNNNNNNNNNNNNNNNNNNNNNNNNNNNNNNNNNNNNNNNNNNNNNNNNNNNNNNNNNNNNNNNNNNNNNNNNNNNNNNNNNNNNNNNNNNNNNNNNNNNNNNNNNNNNNNNNNNNNNNNNNNNNNNNNNNNNNNNNNNNNNNNNNNNNNNNNNNNNNNNNNNNNNNNNNNNNNNNNNNNNNNNNNNNNNNNNNNNNNNNNNNNNNNNNNNNNNNNNNNNNNNNNNNNNNNNNNNNNNNNNNNNNNNNNNNNNNNNNNNNNNNNNNNNNNNNNNNNNNNNNNNNNNNNNNNNNNNNNNNNNNNNNNNNNNNNNNNNNNNNNNNNNNNNNNNNNNNNNNNNNNNNNNNNNNNNNNNNNNNNNNNNNNNNNNNNNNNNNNNNNNNNNNNNNNNNNNNNNNNNNNNNNNNNNNNNNNNNNNNNNNNNNNNNNNNNNNNNNNNNNNNNNNNNNNNNNNNNNNNNNNNNNNNNNNNNNNNNNNNNNNNNNNNNNNNNNNNNNNNNNNNNNNNNNNNNNNNNNNNNNNNNNNNNNNNNNNNNNNNNNNNNNNNNNNNNNNNNNNNNNNNNNNNNNNNNNNNNNNNNNNNNNNNNNNNNNNNNNNNNNNNNNNNNNNNNNNNNNNNNNNNNNNNNNNNNNNNNNNNNNNNNNNNNNNNNNNNNNNNNNNNNNNNNNNNNNNNNNNNNNNNNNNNNNNNNNNNNNNNNNNNNNNNNNNNNNNNNNNNNNNNNNNNNNNNNNNNNNNNNNNNNNNNNNNNNNNNNNNNNNNNNNNNNNNNNNNNNNNNNNNNNNNNNNNNNNNNNNNNNNNNNNNNNNNNNNNNNNNNNNNNNNNNNNNNNNNNNNNNNNNNNNNNNNNNNNNNNNNNNNNNNNNNNNNNNNNNNNNNNNNNNNNNNNNNNNNNNNNNNNNNNNNNNNNNNNNNNNNNNNNNNNNNNNNNNNNNNNNNNNNNNNNNNNNNNNNNNNNNNNNNNNNNNNNNNNNNNNNNNNNNNNNNNNNNNNNNNNNNNNNNNNNNNNNNNNNNNNNNNNNNNNNNNNNNNNNNNNNNNNNNNNNNNNNNNNNNNNNNNNNNNNNNNNNNNNNNNNNNNNNNNNNNNNNNNNNNNNNNNNNNNNNNNNNNNNNNNNNNNNNNNNNNNNNNNNNNNNNNNNNNNNNNNNNNNNNNNNNNNNNNNNNNNNNNNNNNNNNNNNNNNNNNNNNNNNNNNNNNNNNNNNNNNNNNNNNNNNNNNNNNNNNNNNNNNNNNNNNNNNNNNNNNNNNNNNNNNNNNNNNNNNNNNNNNNNNNNNNNNNNNNNNNNNNNNNNNNNNNNNNNNNNNNNNNNNNNNNNNNNNNNNNNNNNNNNNNNNNNNNNNNNNNNNNNNNNNNNNNNNNNNNNNNNNNNNNNNNNNNNNNNNNNNNNNNNNNNNNNNNNNNNNNNNNNNNNNNNNNNNNNNNNNNNNNNNNNNNNNNNNNNNNNNNNNNNNNNNNNNNNNNNNNNNNNNNNNNNNNNNNNNNNNNNNNNNNNNNNNNNNNNNNNNNNNNNNNNNNNNNNNNNNNNNNNNNNNNNNNNNNNNNNNNNNNNNNNNNNNNNNNNNNNNNNNNNNNNNNNNNNNNNNNNNNNNNNNNNNNNNNNNNNNNNNNNNNNNNNNNNNNNNNNNNNNNNNNNNNNNNNNNNNNNNNNNNNNNNNNNNNNNNNNNNNNNNNNNNNNNNNNNNNNNNNNNNNNNNNNNNNNNNNNNNNNNNNNNNNNNNNNNNNNNNNNNNNNNNNNNNNNNNNNNNNNNNNNNNNNNNNNNNNNNNNNNNNNNNNNNNNNNNNNNNNNNNNNNNNNNNNNNNNNNNNNNNNNNNNNNNNNNNNNNNNNNNNNNNNNNNNNNNNNNNNNNNNNNNNNNNNNNNNNNNNNNNNNNNNNNNNNNNNNNNNNNNNNNNNNNNNNNNNNNNNNNNNNNNNNNNNNNNNNNNNNNNNNNNNNNNNNNNNNNNNNNNNNNNNNNNNNNNNNNNNNNNNNNNNNNNNNNNNNNNNNNNNNNNNNNNNNNNNNNNNNNNNNNNNNNNNNNNNNNNNNNNNNNNNNNNNNNNNNNNNNNNNNNNNNNNNNNNNNNNNNNNNNNNNNNNNNNNNNNNNNNNNNNNNNNNNNNNNNNNNNNNNNNNNNNNNNNNNNNNNNNNNNNNNNNNNNNNNNNNNNNNNNNNNNNNNNNNNNNNNNNNNNNNNNNNNNNNNNNNNNNNNNNNNNNNNNNNNNNNNNNNNNNNNNNNNNNNNNNNNNNNNNNNNNNNNNNNNNNNNNNNNNNNNNNNNNNNNNNNNNNNNNNNNNNNNNNNNNNNNNNNNNNNNNNNNNNNNNNNNNNNNNNNNNNNNNNNNNNNNNNNNNNNNNNNNNNNNNNNNNNNNNNNNNNNNNNNNNNNNNNNNNNNNNNNNNNNNNNNNNNNNNNNNNNNNNNNNNNNNNNNNNNNNNNNNNNNNNNNNNNNNNNNNNNNNNNNNNNNNNNNNNNNNNNNNNNNNNNNNNNNNNNNNNNNNNNNNNNNNNNNNNNNNNNNNNNNNNNNNNNNNNNNNNNNNNNNNNNNNNNNNNNNNNNNNNNNNNNNNNNNNNNNNNNNNNNNNNNNNNNNNNNNNNNNNNNNNNNNNNNNNNNNNNNNNNNNNNNNNNNNNNNNNNNNNNNNNNNNNNNNNNNNNNNNNNNNNNNNNNNNNNNNNNNNNNNNNNNNNNNNNNNNNNNNNNNNNNNNNNNNNNNNNNNNNNNNNNNNNNNNNNNNNNNNNNNNNNNNNNNNNNNNNNNNNNNNNNNNNNNNNNNNNNNNNNNNNNNNNNNNNNNNNNNNNNNNNNNNNNNNNNNNNNNNNNNNNNNNNNNNNNNNNNNNNNNNNNNNNNNNNNNNNNNNNNNNNNNNNNNNNNNNNNNNNNNNNNNNNNNNNNNNNNNNNNNNNNNNNNNNNNNNNNNNNNNNNNNNNNNNNNNNNNNNNNNNNNNNNNNNNNNNNNNNNNNNNNNNNNNNNNNNNNNNNNNNNNNNNNNNNNNNNNNNNNNNNNNNNNNNNNNNNNNNNNNNNNNNNNNNNNNNNNNNNNNNNNNNNNNNNNNNNNNNNNNNNNNNNNNNNNNNNNNNNNNNNNNNNNNNNNNNNNNNNNNNNNNNNNNNNNNNNNNNNNNNNNNNNNNNNNNNNNNNNNNNNNNNNNNNNNNNNNNNNNNNNNNNNNNNNNNNNNNNNNNNNNNNNNNNNNNNNNNNNNNNNNNNNNNNNNNNNNNNNNNNNNNNNNNNNNNNNNNNNNNNNNNNNNNNNNNNNNNNNNNNNNNNNNNNNNNNNNNNNNNNNNNNNNNNNNNNNNNNNNNNNNNNNNNNNNNNNNNNNNNNNNNNNNNNNNNNNNNNNNNNNNNNNNNNNNNNNNNNNNNNNNNNNNNNNNNNNNNNNNNNNNNNNNNNNNNNNNNNNNNNNNNNNNNNNNNNNNNNNNNNNNNNNNNNNNNNNNNNNNNNNNNNNNNNNNNNNNNNNNNNNNNNNNNNNNNNNNNNNNNNNNNNNNNNNNNNNNNNNNNNNNNNNNNNNNNNNNNNNNNNNNNNNNNNNNNNNNNNNNNNNNNNNNNNNNNNNNNNNNNNNNNNNNNNNNNNNNNNNNNNNNNNNNNNNNNNNNNNNNNNNNNNNNNNNNNNNNNNNNNNNNNNNNNNNNNNNNNNNNNNNNNNNNNNNNNNNNNNNNNNNNNNNNNNNNNNNNNNNNNNNNNNNNNNNNNNNNNNNNNNNNNNNNNNNNNNNNNNNNNNNNNNNNNNNNNNNNNNNNNNNNNNNNNNNNNNNNNNNNNNNNNNNNNNNNNNNNNNNNNNNNNNNNNNNNNNNNNNNNNNNNNNNNNNNNNNNNNNNNNNNNNNNNNNNNNNNNNNNNNNNNNNNNNNNNNNNNNNNNNNNNNNNNNNNNNNNNNNNNNNNNNNNNNNNNNNNNNNNNNNNNNNNNNNNNNNNNNNNNNNNNNNNNNNNNNNNNNNNNNNNNNNNNNNNNNNNNNNNNNNNNNNNNNNNNNNNNNNNNNNNNNNNNNNNNNNNNNNNNNNNNNNNNNNNNNNNNNNNNNNNNNNNNNNNNNNNNNNNNNNNNNNNNNNNNNNNNNNNNNNNNNNNNNNNNNNNNNNNNNNNNNNNNNNNNNNNNNNNNNNNNNNNNNNNNNNNNNNNNNNNNNNNNNNNNNNNNNNNNNNNNNNNNNNNNNNNNNNNNNNNNNNNNNNNNNNNNNNNNNNNNNNNNNNNNNNNNNNNNNNNNNNNNNNNNNNNNNNNNNNNNNNNNNNNNNNNNNNNNNNNNNNNNNNNNNNNNNNNNNNNNNNNNNNNNNNNNNNNNNNNNNNNNNNNNNNNNNNNNNNNNNNNNNNNNNNNNNNNNNNNNNNNNNNNNNNNNNNNNNNNNNNNNNNNNNNNNNNNNNNNNNNNNNNNNNNNNNNNNNNNNNNNNNNNNNNNNNNNNNNNNNNNNNNNNNNNNNNNNNNNNNNNNNNNNNNNNNNNNNNNNNNNNNNNNNNNNNNNNNNNNNNNNNNNNNNNNNNNNNNNNNNNNNNNNNNNNNNNNNNNNNNNNNNNNNNNNNNNNNNNNNNNNNNNNNNNNNNNNNNNNNNNNNNNNNNNNNNNNNNNNNNNNNNNNNNNNNNNNNNNNNNNNNNNNNNNNNNNNNNNNNNNNNNNNNNNNNNNNNNNNNNNNNNNNNNNNNNNNNNNNNNNNNNNNNNNNNNNNNNNNNNNNNNNNNNNNNNNNNNNNNNNNNNNNNNNNNNNNNNNNNNNNNNNNNNNNNNNNNNNNNNNNNNNNNNNNNNNNNNNNNNNNNNNNNNNNNNNNNNNNNNNNNNNNNNNNNNNNNNNNNNNNNNNNNNNNNNNNNNNNNNNNNNNNNNNNNNNNNNNNNNNNNNNNNNNNNNNNNNNNNNNNNNNNNNNNNNNNNNNNNNNNNNNNNNNNNNNNNNNNNNNNNNNNNNNNNNNNNNNNNNNNNNNNNNNNNNNNNNNNNNNNNNNNNNNNNNNNNNNNNNNNNNNNNNNNNNNNNNNNNNNNNNNNNNNNNNNNNNNNNNNNNNNNNNNNNNNNNNNNNNNNNNNNNNNNNNNNNNNNNNNNNNNNNNNNNNNNNNNNNNNNNNNNNNNNNNNNNNNNNNNNNNNNNNNNNNNNNNNNNNNNNNNNNNNNNNNNNNNNNNNNNNNNNNNNNNNNNNNNNNNNNNNNNNNNNNNNNNNNNNNNNNNNNNNNNNNNNNNNNNNNNNNNNNNNNNNNNNNNNNNNNNNNNNNNNNNNNNNNNNNNNNNNNNNNNNNNNNNNNNNNNNNNNNNNNNNNNNNNNNNNNNNNNNNNNNNNNNNNNNNNNNNNNNNNNNNNNNNNNNNNNNNNNNNNNNNNNNNNNNNNNNNNNNNNNNNNNNNNNNNNNNNNNNNNNNNNNNNNNNNNNNNNNNNNNNNNNNNNNNNNNNNNNNNNNNNNNNNNNNNNNNNNNNNNNNNNNNNNNNNNNNNNNNNNNNNNNNNNNNNNNNNNNNNNNNNNNNNNNNNNNNgttcgtgttgtgcggttcctctgacacttatactatttaaatacgagagcgagagggacggcacatCGACACTTGAGTTTCGAGTAGGCCTTTGTTCATGCTGTCAAGACAAGACAGACACCGATGAGACAAAGACAACGTTAAAATTTCattcgactgtacaatacattcaatttcatttcattcactcatatttattacaatttccATTCCGACACGACACTTGTTTTGTCCTGGATTATTGGTGgccatcaaaaataaaattaaataaaagcattaTTTGTGTGGTTGTCGTGTTTATACTGTTCGAGTTAACACAATACTTGTCTGAAAAGATACAAGTACCACAAAACCTACCATGATCCGGCTGAGATGTGAGTTATGAGCTCTTATTCAGTCACACTGCTTCTTCTCTAACAGAATTTTTTTCATCTTTCTGCGTTAAGCGTATTAGCCAGCTATAAACTTTAATCTTATAATCACTAAAGAGCGTGATAGTGCACGTCGATGTAACTATGGGTTCTGACGACGACAAATCAGCTATCGCAGCCAATTTCTGCCGTGATTTCATCCGAGGTTGCTGTGTACGTGAAAATTGTCGGTTTATCCATGAAATGCCACCCAGAGGTTGTTTGAAAGAACTCTTTCGTTTTTGTCATGACTATCAAAATAAAGGATGTTTTAGAGTCAATTGCAAGTTTTCACATATTACAGTGGAAGAGGAAGCTCACTTTTACGAAACTGGTTCGTTTCCCCAAGATCCTCGCAGTATGCCTGTGTGTCAGGCATATTTACATGGAGCCTGTTCAAACCATGACTGTAAGATGATACATCCCCTAGAAATAACAAATAAAGAACCCCAACACATGATGAGTGTGCCACCTCCACCATTCAACCGTCCACCTCGTATAATGAGAGATGAAGAATCTGCTCCAGAGCCTAAGTTGCGACGATTTACTTATGAAGATAATGCAATAGAGAATCAAGTTTTATCTGCACCAAATTTATGCCAAAATTGTGAATCATTAGACCACAAAGTGAAATTGCTGCATGATAACATAAGTGTTTTGCTGAAAAAAGTTGCAGATTTAACTGAAAAAAATGTCCAACTGACTTCCATGAATGAGTTCTTATTGGAACAAGCACAGATTAGAAGTGAACAATCATGCGTCATAACATCACGTCATGGGACATCAGCTCCTGTGTCACTGGCCACTGTCAGCATGACACCTGTAGTTAGTCTATCTGGGGCATTGCCTACTCTGGTTCCTGCAGCAGCTACTCCAAATCTGGCTTTAGCTCCTGCTTCATCTAGAGCTCAGTTGTTAACTCCTGCCCCACAATTACTCACAGTAAGCACTACTCAACAGCTCATGGGAAATTCTGGGGCATTGATAGTGACTAGCGCGGGTGCACAGCAGTTGATGCATGTGAGTGACTCTGGTACATTGATGGGGGGCGGACAGACCGTGGTGGCTGTGACACCTGCGCAGTTGACGttggcgccgccgccgcagcaGTTGGTGCAGCAATCAGGGCTGGGGCCGCAGCTGACAGCACCGCAGTACGCGACGCAGCAGTCCGTACAACAAATGCAGCAGAATGCGCAACACCTCGTGGCTCAACAATCAGCACAACACTTGGCAGCCGCCCAACAGGCGGCGCAGCAGTCCGCGCAACACTTGGCAGCGCAGCAGTCCGCGCAGCACTTGGCAGCGCAACAGTCCGCGCAGCACTTGGCAGCGCAACAGTCCGCGCAACAGTTGGCACAGCAGTCGGCGCAACAGCTGGCCGCGCAGCAGGTGCCGTCGGCGCAACAGCTGGTGCATCAGACCTCCACTCAGCAGATTACTATTTCAAGCACCAGCCAGCCAATGGCTCTGTCTAATTCTCAGAATCAACCTTTAACGTTTCCGATTATTTCTCAAAGTATACTGCCCCACTAATAATTGTAAGATTTAATCATTTAAGGTGgtttgtcacggtcagctaagcactacagcgccagtagatgacgttagtgtgcaaattccacatattttattttttctaggaATGAAAAtgtggatatttttataaaataatgtacataccgccaatagcgtgaaatttgtgatatatcCTATCAAGTTTCAGATGCATTTTCATTCAGtaaatactttcacttgatcgctgcagtttcgactgagatattttcgcacacatgcttgtaatttgttgtaaacaaaAGTCTGTTAATTTCGCTGTCATGATCAAAGAGCAGAATGGCCTAGTTGCATTAGGCTAGAGTTTACCCTGCACACAGCTTAGGAAGTTCAGGTTTAAACCCATTGTAtaatagcgttttttttttttttttttatatatagtcaactcagttaatggtgttaatattttttgaaatgtgtagctGAAACACCTAATTTaggaacaaacattttttttttaaattttaattgaatctaTCTATGAATATGCACAACTACAGTACTATGAGACTATAATTCCTCACATCCACTCTGTTAAGATTGATAATGAATGGGCATGTAGATATGCATTATCTCTATTGCATGGCATGCCTTATGACTTTTGTGTAATGACAACACCATGGTTTGTCTGTCTACTCTCTATCTCGTCTTCCGCCCGTCGACTCACTGCTTGTTATTTTGTTGCTGTGCTGTAATTGAATAAATCCTGATTCATCTGAGAAATCATCCGTCTTCATTTTATTGTATCCACGATAAACCTCTGAAAGGACACCGACTGCTGCTCCTACACACTCAAGGGTtgcttggtagagatcccttcgagggataagttcgcctttacaaagtcaaTGAGACAGTCGCATACCAGGGTGAtaccttttcatattcaatttcgctgtgatttctttggcagatgtatgggatgtcaacatgacattagtagcacataggttccaccCTACCCTAGTGTACGTGACacagtttccttgaccgtaactcaacgtttgtttatttattttttacaatacagtttacatactatgagaaaattagtcataatcattatccctatacatacatacaggccTCTACTCGcaatgagggcttgggcgttatttttaacgcaggcccagtgtgaagtgaaatatagcacacaccattaattattttgcaggtgtgtgtacgtttcttcacgatattttccttcaacgaaaaacacgtgaaaatatataattgactgtttatttttatttcaaatttaattggttGGGTAGTAATCAAAGGCTCTATTGAACAACAAATCAAAAAGTCCATAactaagtcagtttttatttatttatatacatcaatcaatcaaattagcccacatactcgtacaaccactgctgagtgcctcttgcattttcacgccacttttccagtcttgtgccAGACT
Protein-coding regions in this window:
- the LOC141429131 gene encoding uncharacterized protein, whose protein sequence is MGSDDDKSAIAANFCRDFIRGCCVRENCRFIHEMPPRGCLKELFRFCHDYQNKGCFRVNCKFSHITVEEEAHFYETGSFPQDPRSMPVCQAYLHGACSNHDCKMIHPLEITNKEPQHMMSVPPPPFNRPPRIMRDEESAPEPKLRRFTYEDNAIENQVLSAPNLCQNCESLDHKVKLLHDNISVLLKKVADLTEKNVQLTSMNEFLLEQAQIRSEQSCVITSRHGTSAPVSLATVSMTPVVSLSGALPTLVPAAATPNLALAPASSRAQLLTPAPQLLTVSTTQQLMGNSGALIVTSAGAQQLMHVSDSGTLMGGGQTVVAVTPAQLTLAPPPQQLVQQSGLGPQLTAPQYATQQSVQQMQQNAQHLVAQQSAQHLAAAQQAAQQSAQHLAAQQSAQHLAAQQSAQHLAAQQSAQQLAQQSAQQLAAQQVPSAQQLVHQTSTQQITISSTSQPMALSNSQNQPLTFPIISQSILPH